The following DNA comes from bacterium.
ACAGTCATAAAGTTTACTTTACCTTTCACAAAACCATATGCTTTTAAGACTGCAAGTGCAATAGGAAGATCAAAGGCTGTTCCTTCCTTTCGGATGTCAGCAGGTGCCAAATTTACCGTAACTTTTCTTGGAGGTATTTGATAACCTGAATTCCGAATCGCGGACACCACTCTTTCCTTTGCCTCTTTTACAGCACTTTCTGGGAGTCCCACGATATTAAAACCCGGCATTCCCGTTGAGATGTCTACCTCGACGGAAATCAAAACACCATCTACCCCTATTACTGTCCCTGAAAATACCCGGGAGACCACCTCAGAACCTCTAACTTATTACTCTAAACCTGCTTCTCTTTTTCCCCCGCTACAAAAAGTTTAAAGAACTCAATGGGTATGGGGAAGACAATTGTAGACGCGTTTTCAACAGAAATTTCCCTGAGAGTCTGAAGATATCTCAGCTGAATGGTAATTGGGTTTTGGGCAAGGACCTCAGCCGCTTCTTTAAGTTTTTCTGCCGCCTGGTATTCCCCTTCTGCACTAATAATCTTTGCCCTTCTTTCTCTTTCAGCCTCAGCCTGCCTAGCCATCGCTCTTTGCATCTCTTGTGGAAGATCCACATGCTTGATTTCCACTGCGGAAACCTTTACACCCCAAGGATCAGTTTGGGTATCAATAATCCTCTGGAGACGGTGATTTAATCCTTCCCTTTGAGCCAAGAGCTCATCGAGCTCAACTTCACCAAGGACACTTCTCAAAGTGGTCTGCGCAATTTGGGAAGTTGCGTAAGCATAATTTTCCACTTCAACAACTGCTTTGGCAGCATCCATAACTCTGAAGTAGACAACCGCGTTCACTTTCACCGATACATTGTCCTTTGTGATCACATCCTGCGGAGGTACATCAAGCACCACCGTCCTCAGGGAAACTTTGACCATCTTATCAATAAAAGGAATGAGGATTATAAGTCCTGGGCCTTTGACGCCAATCAGTCTCCCTAATCTGAAAATAACCGCCCTTTCATACTCCCTCAAAATTCTTATCATTGAGGCTAAAATGACGAGTACTAAAATAACTATGTAAAGAAGCATAAGCACCTCCTACAATTTTTCTACTTTTACCATATTTGTGGAACCGGGTTTTCCAAAGGGGTAACCTGCGGTAATCACCGCCAGGTCACCCTCTTTTGCAAGCCTGCGTCTAAAAATTTCACCCTTGACTTTATAAATCAACTCGTCAAGATTTCTCATCACATCCACTCTTAGAGGATAAATCCCATAAGACAGATTTAAAAACTCACAAACCCCAGGATCCGGAGTGGGAGCAACAATGGGAGCAAGTGGTCTTAAAGCAGAAATCCTTGAAGCGGTCGCACCGCTCGCTGTAGGGGTTATGATGAGCTTGGCTCTCAAAGAGTTCAAGAGTTCAAAACTGCTCCTGGCAATTTGCCATTCAATGTTCTCTTTCTCCTTTAAATTTAATGGCAATCCTTCGCCCTTTTTCTTTCTGAATTTTTCAGCCTCTTTGATTATCTCTTTCATAACCCTAACCGAATTTAGTGGATCTTTTGCAACAGCAGTCTCTTCAGACAGCATTAGGGCATCACTTCCATCAAGAACCGCATTGGCTATATCAGAAATCTCCGCCCGCGAGGGAAGCGGACTAAAAAGCAAAGACCTTAACATCTGCGTGGCGGTTATAACTGGTTTCCCCTTCTCCCTTGTTTTTAGAATAAGCTCCTTTTGAAGAATGGGAACCTTGGCATAAGGTGTTTCAACAGCCAGATCACCCCGTGCAATCATGATACCATCGGCAGTATCCAGAATTTCATTAAAGTTTGCAACCGCCTCATACCTTTCAATTTTTGCAATTACGAATCCATCAACTCCTTCCTGCTCTAAAATTTCCCTTGCTCTTAAAACATCTTCCTTTCCACCAACAAAAGAGAGGGCAAAAATTCGCACACCTAAAGAAATCGCAAATCTCATATCCTGAATATCCTTTTCCGTAATTGCGGGAACCTCTTGCATCCTGTTGGGGATATTAATTCCTTTGTGGGATGAGATTTCTCCCCCCATTCTAACCTTTGTAATAACGGAGTTGCCCGTAACTTTTATCACTTCAAGCTCCACAGTCCCATCGGACAACAAAACCGTATCACCCTTCTTCAAATAGGGTATTACTTTTTCGAGCGGTGCGTAAACAATTTT
Coding sequences within:
- a CDS encoding slipin family protein — translated: MLLYIVILVLVILASMIRILREYERAVIFRLGRLIGVKGPGLIILIPFIDKMVKVSLRTVVLDVPPQDVITKDNVSVKVNAVVYFRVMDAAKAVVEVENYAYATSQIAQTTLRSVLGEVELDELLAQREGLNHRLQRIIDTQTDPWGVKVSAVEIKHVDLPQEMQRAMARQAEAERERRAKIISAEGEYQAAEKLKEAAEVLAQNPITIQLRYLQTLREISVENASTIVFPIPIEFFKLFVAGEKEKQV
- the pyk gene encoding pyruvate kinase, which codes for MKLTKIIATVGPSISTESVMERLIQSDVNALRFNFSHGTYDEHSKKINWARKLRDKGYNFAVFVDLSGPKFRIGEVAGDRVVLKRGDEFVLTTEKIIGDGKIVYAPLEKVIPYLKKGDTVLLSDGTVELEVIKVTGNSVITKVRMGGEISSHKGINIPNRMQEVPAITEKDIQDMRFAISLGVRIFALSFVGGKEDVLRAREILEQEGVDGFVIAKIERYEAVANFNEILDTADGIMIARGDLAVETPYAKVPILQKELILKTREKGKPVITATQMLRSLLFSPLPSRAEISDIANAVLDGSDALMLSEETAVAKDPLNSVRVMKEIIKEAEKFRKKKGEGLPLNLKEKENIEWQIARSSFELLNSLRAKLIITPTASGATASRISALRPLAPIVAPTPDPGVCEFLNLSYGIYPLRVDVMRNLDELIYKVKGEIFRRRLAKEGDLAVITAGYPFGKPGSTNMVKVEKL